The nucleotide window TCTCGTTTCACGCTTCCTAATTTGAAAAGCAAACTCTAACGAAGATCCTCAAGCTGCACGTGAATTTTGTGAATTTCAAGTAAAACTAGAACTGAGACAGCCATCTCTAATgcggggattttttttttttcctctccttcaTCGAAAAATCAAACAGGTCTTCTTCCGTGCTGGAGTCTTGGGTCAGATGGAAGAACTTCGTGACGAGCGTCTCAGCAAGATCGTATCCTGGATGCAAGCATTCGTCAGGGGTTACCTGACGCGCAAGGATTACAAGAAATTGCAAGAGCAACGTCTTGCACTCCAAGTCGTCCAGCGCAACCTCCGCAAATACCTCCAACTTCGTACCTGGCCGTGGTGGAAACTTTGGCAGAAGGTCAAGCCCCTCCTCAACGCTACCAGAATCGAGGACGAGCTTGCCGTGAGTATATTATACCTGATCAGCCATTTTGGATAAAGAAATTTATTGCACCACCAGCTCATGGAAACTCTGCGGTATTTCACGTCAAGAGTCAAGCGTCAGTGATTCATTGCCGACGAAGCGAAGGCTATCCCATGcccaaaaatatttcttcataAATATACATTCCGATTATACCTTTGCTCGTTGTTGGATGTAACATTTGTAAGCCTATACACCTACCACATCGATAGTTGAGTAGGTTTTACACCGTCCGTCTATTATTAAGACCGGTGAACCAGGAATCTTTTCCGAATTCCCCAAGTTATTCCAAAGATCCGGAAGATCTTGGTTTCACGGCTGGTTTAGTGCCACCtgatctctttctctctttccctgTTGACCGCTTAACGATCGGCGGAGGTTTTTGCTGAGGCTGGAGCCTTTCGGAGCGGGTTCTGGAGCGAAGAATATCGTATTTATAGCCCCCCACATTCCCACTCCGGATACCAGGGTTTCCCCTCCAGCGCAGTCTCTATGCATtggttataaatatttttatgaaacggTCTCATCTTCATCGCTGGTAGGCAGGGAGGCAGGGAGGCAGGAAGAGTGGAGCGAAGGGTATGAGGCTGGAAGGGGTCGAGGAGGGGACGCCGGCCCACGCAGGTTTAGATTTTGGGTAGAAAAGTTGAGACTCGCGGAAACTCGGTCCAGTTGAGAACGCGATCGCGAGTCACCCACCCCATGGTGCCTTGAGCGAGGGACGCGAATTCGTAACACGGACGAGCGAAACCTGAGTACTGTAATACGGGACGGGATCGAGACTTGGAGACTGGAACTGACCAACCAACAGACCGATACAGTGTACTTAATTGACCATTTCTTGACCCCTCGCAATATCATACCTGCACCCTTCGAAGTCTAGGAGTACAATTACACACGACGCGATTCTCACTTTTGAACAAATCATTATCCAGCATCAAATATACGACCCACGACGACCCTAGACTAGAAAGTGAACGCGAAACgatagaaagagaaatttgttGATAAACTTCGAGCAAAGGTCTTCAATACTGAGCTTTTATTGTATTTCGAATAAAACAATACACTGATTGACCTGTGACCGGTAAACTCGAGCAATACGATATAAAAacgaaaaggaagaaagaataaaataaatatgggAGATACCGCAGTGCTGGAGAACGCTCAGACCTCGCTGGTGAACGGTGACGGTGACAGGCTTGAATTGTCCTTACAGAAATGGGAAGAGAAGGCGACCAGAGCGCAGGAAGCCTTCGAACGAGAGGAGAAGGCTCGCAAAGAACTCGAGGCCCTTAACAGCAAACTCCTCAGCGAGAAGACCGACCTCCTTCGTCAACTCGAGGGAGAGAAGGGATCCCTCTCCGAGTTCCAGGAGAAGTCGATCAAGCTCGCCGCCCAAAAGGTCGACCTCGAGTCTCAACTCCAGGTAAGTCATGCCAGttcaattatcattattcttattattcttattattattctcgttCTCCAATGGCGATAAGTggaatatcattttttttcaacaatttttaaaacgatacgaaaatttttgcatattcCGAATTCTATTAACGTGTTCTTGGGCGTACCTGCAGTGCTTAATCACGGGATATCAATTAGTTTGGAAGTGAAATCGACCAgggtgaataattattattaagcAGCTGCACGACTCGACATAGGGAAATTCCGGTAGACCGGAAACACGTAGCGGTAATTGGATCTAAATTTATACAAGGAACACGAATACGACGTTTAAGAGTGCGCCTGTGTACGTAGCAAAAGTATCTTTTTTGGTCAGTCAACGTTTCAGACATGAGAAACTTGATATGGTCTGGATTccagtatgaaaaaaattccgcgttggacgaagagaaaaattaaagacgaaaaaaaacacacacacactcgcaCACACACATGTCGTCGAGACTCGGTgcgtaataaaaaagaatgataataatatgcTGGAGGTTAGTCACTGAGTTTAAAATATTTGGGATACGTGAAAATAGCACTGCAGAAATCATATCAAGAGTTGGACCTACAGAAATGGGATgaaagcaaaacaaaaaaaaaaggcggaAGGAAATAAATAACGCGGTGTGCGTTACTCACTCGAGTGTTGGTTTAAAACTTACAGCTGCCAAATTCCGCGAATCAACGGAGGCATACGGCTATAATTAATAACAAGAAAACTCTGCTTAACGTCGAGTAGCTTCTCCGTTTCGCTCTGGAGATTATCTGGACACATtcccaaaacaaaaaaaaaaagaaacaaaaaataataaataaaaaaaaatgtataatttggAAATGCTTAAATCttctcgtttgaaaaaaaatatcccgcTACCGACGTTCAGGATGATAAATAAACTATGCTCATGAGTCAAAGTAAAGATTTGCTAGAACTTGACGTTGCACAGCCCTCATAGATACGTTATACGATATAGTATAGATTGACAGTAATCAGAGAAGGTATCGTCGTATCACTCCGGTTAACTGAGGTGAGACATTGGTCTCGTATTTTTTAACAACCTATTAAAAGCTAAGGAGCTCACTCTCGGATCTATAAACTAACCTGAAGCGTTATCAGATTGGCCCACTTTAACACCGGCACAGGGAAAGTAAATTTATGTATCCTGCAGTTGCCCTCAAGAAGAACCGGGGGTCCCCCCGGCACGAGTGGCCAATATCCAGGGAACCTACTTTATTATACCAAGCCGCCATGGAGTTACCTCAAGTAAACGAAACCATTTACGGCGAGGAACGAAACGCGGGGGGATGATGAAGGGGCCATAGGAGGGGTAGGGGGAGGGTGGCGCGGTCTAAATATAATCTCCCTAGATTCCAGATTATTAAACGTGGGCGTTGCCTCTCCAAAGCCAACGCGGAGGAGGGCCAGGGAAACAGGTGTAGcgtatttatattaaaaatcgCCCGTGCGTCATCCGACCTCGTGTCTAATAGATCCTGGGACAGACTCGACTCGTgaatacttttctttttctatctcAAACTAATCATACCTGCGGTCTACGAATTCCCGTCGCGATGCCCGACGTCAGCTGCGATAGCAACAAGTGATTGACACTGGTCCAACTTATGTGCTCGcccactttcggaactttggtATTTGATCATGACCACTGATGAAGCACTGAGTGGTCGGGACTCGCGAAGGTGTTGCACGGTTTACAGTTTAGaggtgtttgaaattttttgaagagGGGTTTTGACTAACGGTGAATGGCTCTATCCCCACAGGACATTGCTGACAGACTGCAGTCAGAAGAGGAAGCCAGGAACCAGCTCTTCCAGAACAAGAAGAAACTGGAACAGGAGGTGTCCGGGCTGAAGAAGGATATCGAAGACTTGGAATTGACAGTACAAAAGTCCGAGCAGGACAAGGCGACCAAGGACCACCAGATCCGCAATCTCAACGACGAGATTGCACACCAGGATGAGCTTATCAACAAGCTCAACAAGGAGAAGAAGAACCAGGGTGAGGTCAACCAGAAGACTGCTGAGGAACTCCAGGCTGCTGAAGACAAGGTCAACCACCTCAACAAGGTGAAGGCCAAGCTTGAACAGACCCTGGATGAACTCGAAGACTCTCTGGAACGCGAGAAGAAACTCCGGTAAGTCGATATTCAACTATTCTCCAACTTATAGTTAACAGAAATGCGAACTTTTCACTTTCAACGTCTACCTCGTACCTTGCAGCGGAGACGTAGAAAAGACCAAGAGGAAGGTTGAGGGAGACCTGAAACTCACCCAGGAGGCTGTTGCCGACCTTGAGAGGAACAAGAAGGAACTTGAACAGACCATCCAGCGCAAGGACAAGGAACTTTCATCCCTGACCGCCAAGCTCGAGGACGAACAGTCCCTTGTTGGCAAGCTCCAGAAACAGATCAAGGAGCTCCAGGCCCGCATTGAGGAGCTTGAAGAAGAGGTAAGTGGCGGAGTGGGACCATCAACGAATCTGAACCGACATTTTCATCCGGGGAATCACTTGTTATGTGCCTACCTGTTAACAGGTTGAAGCCGAGCGACAAGCTCGCGCCAAGGCTGAGAAGCAACGCAGCGACTTGGCCCGCGAGCTTGAAGAGCTTGGCGAACGCCTCGAGGAAGCTGGTGGTGCCACATCCGCTCAGATCGAGCTCAACAAGAAGCGCGAGGCCGAGCTGAGCAAACTCCGCAGGGACCTCGAGGAGGCCAACATCCAGCACGAGGGATCATTGGCCAACCTTCGCAAGAAGCACAATGACGCCGTAGCCGAGATGGGAGAACAGATCGACACTCTCAACAAGCTGAAGGCTAGGTGAGTGCTTTGCATCCTGATGTCAGATTGGGGGGTGAGGTATTGCATTGCGTACCAAACCGCGATTTAGAGTAATATCTAATATCCGTGGGACATAGTTTTGAAGCtatgttgtaaattttgttaaaaatttctgaccAGGGCCGATAAGGGCCGTGCCGATATACACCAAGAGTTGAACAACGCTCGCGGAGCCATCGATCTAGTAGCAAGGGAGAAGGTAGACTGAAAATGTCCCCCGGTCCCTGAATaccatttgtttgttttacCCTCAATCTTACGTCGTCACTATCAGCATGGAAGCACACAATCCTGTCATCTATTGTTCGGTCGTGAATTGAACCAATGAAGCTCGACAAGTGAATAATACGATTTTCAGTTTCCACAAAAAACTTCAATGTATCGCCTTGCGCTCATTGATTGCGGTTAATTTGTCTCTAACGTTTTTCGTCGTTTCCATTCCATGTCACACAAAACAGGGCCGAGAAAGAGAAGGTGCAGTACTTCAGCGAGCTGAACGATCTTCGCGCCGGAGTCGACCATCTTACAAACGAGAAGGTAACCCCGAATGATCCGATCCTTCCGCACCGCAACTAATGCTATTTAGGGGGATCCGAACTCTGAAACTTGAGCCAATGAACAAGGGACAACGTAGGAGACATCACATTGGCTGTGAATGTTCTTTGTGACGTGACGTGATCCCCAAAATGCTTGCTTCCGCTCgtttattattacaaaacTTTTGGTGGCTGAAGTCAACTTGGCGGTGGTGATGGATTGCACACTTTTAAAATCGTACCGTTTTATGTGCAATCATTATCAACACCAGATCCAAGTTTGCTTGGCCTTTGATACCAGGTTCGCGTCTTACTAACGGCGtaaaatgattatttaaaCAGGCTGCTCAGGAGAAGATCGCGAAGCAGCTTCAACACCAGCTGAACGAAACCCAGGGCAAACTTGAGGAGACCAACCGCACCTTGAACGACTTTGACGCCGCAAAGAAGAAGCTGTCGATTGAGAACAGCGACCTGCTCCGTCAACTGGAGGAGGCTGAATCCCAGGTTAGCCAGCTGTCAAAGATCAAGATCTCGCTGACTACCCAGCTCGAAGACACGAAGAGACTCGCCGACGAAGAGTCCCGCGAGCGTGCCACCCTCCTTGGCAAATTCCGCAATCTGGAACACGACCTGGACAACATCCGCGAacaggtggaggaggaggccGAAGGCAAGGCCGACATCCAGAGGCAGTTGAGCAAGGCGAACGCAGAGGCTCAGCTGTGGCGCACAAAGTACGAGTCCGAGGGTGTCGCCAGGGCCGAGGAACTCGAGGAAGCCAAGCGCAAGCTCCAGGCTCGTCTCGCCGAAGCCGAGGAGACGATCGAATCCCTCAACCAGAAGGTCATCGCCCTCGAGAAGACCAAGCAGCGTCTTGCGACCGAAGTCGAAGACCTCCAACTGGAGGTCGACCGTGCGACGGCGATCGCAAACGCCGCggagaagaagcagaaggcCTTCGACAAGATCATTGGCGAATGGAAACTCAAGGTGGACGACCTTGCCGCCGAGCTGGACGCCAGCCAAAAGGAGTGCCGCAACTACAGCACGGAACTCTTCAGGCTCAAGGGTGCCTACGAGGAGGGACAGGAACAGCTGGAGGCTGTCCGCCGCGAGAACAAGAACCTCGCCGACGAGGTCAAGGACCTCCTCGACCAGATTGGAGAGGGTGGACGCAACATCCACGAGATCGAGAAGGCAAGGAAGCGCCTGGAGGCTGAGAAGGACGAACTTCAAGCCGCCCTTGAGGAGGCTGAAGCTGCCCTTGAACaggaggagaacaaggtgctCCGCAGCCAGCTTGAACTTAGCCAGGTCAGGCAGGAGATCGACCGCCGTATCcaggagaaggaggaagagTTCGAGAACACCAGAAAGAACCACCAGCGCGCTCTCGACTCCATGCAGGCGTCCCTCGAAGCCGAAGCCAAGGGCAAGGCTGAGGCGCTTCGCATGAAGAAGAAGCTTGAGGCTGACATCAACGAGCTTGAGATCGCCCTTGACCATGCGAACAAGGCCAACGCCGAGGCGCAGAAGAACATCAAGAGATACCAGCAGCAGTTGAAGGACGTTCAGACCGCCCTTGAAGAGGAACAGCGTGCCCGTGACGACGCCAGGGAGCTCCTTGGAATCTCGGAGCGTCGTGCAAACGCTCTGCAAAACGAACTCGAGGAGAGCCGCACCCTCCTTGAGCAGGCTGACCGCGGACGTCGCCAAGCCGAACAGGAACTTGGAGACGCCCACGAACAGTTGAACGAGCTCGGCGCACAGAACGCCTCAATTTCCGCCGCCAAGAGGAAACTCGAGAGTGAACTCCAGACCCTGCACGTGAGTAACATTCCGACCGTTTTTAGCCTTTTGTATGGTGATTATCAGCGTTAGAAATTTCACACTGTCCACGTTTACTTGTAGTCCGACCTTGACGAGCTTCTCAACGAAGCCAAGAACTCCGAGGAGAAGGCCAAGAAGGCAATGGTAGACGCGGCAAGACTCGCCGACGAACTCAGGGCCGAACAAGACCACGCTCAGACCCAAGAGAAACTACGCAAGGCACTTGAGACCCAGATCAAGGAGCTCCAGGTCCGTCTTGACGAAGCCGAGGCCAACGCCCTTAAAGGAGGAAAGA belongs to Neodiprion lecontei isolate iyNeoLeco1 chromosome 5, iyNeoLeco1.1, whole genome shotgun sequence and includes:
- the LOC107219277 gene encoding myosin heavy chain, muscle isoform X5, producing the protein MPKPIKQEGEDPDPTPYLFVSLEQKRIDQTKPYDAKKACWVPCEKEGYVLGEIKATKGDVVSVSLPGGETKQFRKEQVAQVNPPKFEKSEDMADLTFLNEASVLHNLKQRYYNKMIYTYSGLFCVAINPYKRYPVYTQRCAKLYRGKRRSEVPPHIFAISDGAYVNMLTNSENQSMLITGESGAGKTENTKKVIAYFATVGASTKKEDNPNQKKGSLEDQVVQTNPVLEAFGNAKTVRNDNSSRFGKFIRIHFGPSGKLAGADIETYLLEKARVISQQSLERSYHIFYQMMSGSVNGLKQNCLLSNNVNDYYFVSQGKTTIPGMDDGEECQLTDQAFDVLGFTQEEKDNIYKITAAVMHMGGMKFKQRGREEQAEADGTEEGERVAKLLGCDCADLYKNLLKPRIKVGNEFVTQGRNKDQVAYSVGAMSKAMFDRLFKWLVKKCNETLDTKQKRQHFIGVLDIAGFEIFDFNGFEQLCINFTNEKLQQFFNHHMFVLEQEEYKKEGIDWAFIDFGMDLLACIELIEKPMGILSILEEESMFPKATDKTFEEKLNNNHLGKSPNFLKPKPPKPGQQAAHFAIGHYAGNVPYNITGWLEKNKDPLNDSVVDQFKKSQNKLLVEIFADHPGQSGGGDAGGGKGGRGKKGGGFSTVSSSYKEQLNNLMTTLRATQPHFVRCIIPNELKQPGLIDSHLVMHQLTCNGVLEGIRICRKGFPNRMVYPDFKLRYKILAPAAVDKVASDPKKAAEAVLDAAALDADQFRLGHTKVFFRAGVLGQMEELRDERLSKIVSWMQAFVRGYLTRKDYKKLQEQRLALQVVQRNLRKYLQLRTWPWWKLWQKVKPLLNATRIEDELAKWEEKATRAQEAFEREEKARKELEALNSKLLSEKTDLLRQLEGEKGSLSEFQEKSIKLAAQKVDLESQLQDIADRLQSEEEARNQLFQNKKKLEQEVSGLKKDIEDLELTVQKSEQDKATKDHQIRNLNDEIAHQDELINKLNKEKKNQGEVNQKTAEELQAAEDKVNHLNKVKAKLEQTLDELEDSLEREKKLRGDVEKTKRKVEGDLKLTQEAVADLERNKKELEQTIQRKDKELSSLTAKLEDEQSLVGKLQKQIKELQARIEELEEEVEAERQARAKAEKQRSDLARELEELGERLEEAGGATSAQIELNKKREAELSKLRRDLEEANIQHEGSLANLRKKHNDAVAEMGEQIDTLNKLKARAEKEKVQYFSELNDLRAGVDHLTNEKAAQEKIAKQLQHQLNETQGKLEETNRTLNDFDAAKKKLSIENSDLLRQLEEAESQVSQLSKIKISLTTQLEDTKRLADEESRERATLLGKFRNLEHDLDNIREQVEEEAEGKADIQRQLSKANAEAQLWRTKYESEGVARAEELEEAKRKLQARLAEAEETIESLNQKVIALEKTKQRLATEVEDLQLEVDRATAIANAAEKKQKAFDKIIGEWKLKVDDLAAELDASQKECRNYSTELFRLKGAYEEGQEQLEAVRRENKNLADEVKDLLDQIGEGGRNIHEIEKARKRLEAEKDELQAALEEAEAALEQEENKVLRSQLELSQVRQEIDRRIQEKEEEFENTRKNHQRALDSMQASLEAEAKGKAEALRMKKKLEADINELEIALDHANKANAEAQKNIKRYQQQLKDVQTALEEEQRARDDARELLGISERRANALQNELEESRTLLEQADRGRRQAEQELGDAHEQLNELGAQNASISAAKRKLESELQTLHSDLDELLNEAKNSEEKAKKAMVDAARLADELRAEQDHAQTQEKLRKALETQIKELQVRLDEAEANALKGGKKAIQKLEQRVRELENELDGEQRRHADAQKNLRKSERRIKELSFQADEDRKNHERMQDLVDKLQQKIKTYKRQIEEAEEIAALNLAKFRKAQQELEEAEERADLAEQAIAKFRTKGRGGSAARGLSPAPHRPMQRPMFDGSAFPPRFDLQPDGEL
- the LOC107219277 gene encoding myosin heavy chain, muscle isoform X2, encoding MPKPIKQEGEDPDPTPYLFVSLEQKRIDQTKPYDAKKACWVPCEKEGYVLGEIKATKGDVVSVSLPGGETKDFKKDQLQQVNPPKYEKAEDMSNLTYLNDASVLHNLKQRYYHKLIYTYSGLFCVAINPYKRYPVYTQRCAKLYRGKRRSEVPPHIFAISDGAYVNMLTNSENQSMLITGESGAGKTENTKKVIAYFATVGASTKKEDNPNQKKGSLEDQVVQTNPVLEAFGNAKTVRNDNSSRFGKFIRIHFGPSGKLAGADIETYLLEKARVISQQSLERSYHIFYQMMSGSVNGLKQNCLLSNNVNDYYFVSQGKTTIPGMDDGEECQLTDQAFDVLGFTQEEKDNIYKITAAVMHMGGMKFKQRGREEQAEADGTEEGERVAKLLGCDCADLYKNLLKPRIKVGNEFVTQGRNKDQVAYSVGAMSKAMFDRLFKWLVKKCNETLDTKQKRQHFIGVLDIAGFEIFDFNSFEQLCINFTNEKLQQFFNHHMFVLEQEEYKREGIEWSFIDFGMDLLACIELIEKPMGILSILEEESMFPKATDKTFEEKLNNNHLGKSPNFLKPKPPKPGQQAAHFAIGHYAGNVPYNITGWLEKNKDPLNDSVVDQFKKSQNKLLVEIFADHPGQSGGGDAGGGKGGRGKKGGGFSTVSSSYKEQLNNLMTTLRATQPHFVRCIIPNELKQPGLIDSHLVMHQLTCNGVLEGIRICRKGFPNRMVYPDFKLRYKILAPAAVDKVASDPKKAAEAVLDAAALDADQFRLGHTKVFFRAGVLGQMEELRDERLSKIVSWMQAFVRGYLTRKDYKKLQEQRLALQVVQRNLRKYLQLRTWPWWKLWQKVKPLLNATRIEDELAKWEEKATRAQEAFEREEKARKELEALNSKLLSEKTDLLRQLEGEKGSLSEFQEKSIKLAAQKVDLESQLQDIADRLQSEEEARNQLFQNKKKLEQEVSGLKKDIEDLELTVQKSEQDKATKDHQIRNLNDEIAHQDELINKLNKEKKNQGEVNQKTAEELQAAEDKVNHLNKVKAKLEQTLDELEDSLEREKKLRGDVEKTKRKVEGDLKLTQEAVADLERNKKELEQTIQRKDKELSSLTAKLEDEQSLVGKLQKQIKELQARIEELEEEVEAERQARAKAEKQRSDLARELEELGERLEEAGGATSAQIELNKKREAELSKLRRDLEEANIQHEGSLANLRKKHNDAVAEMGEQIDTLNKLKARAEKEKVQYFSELNDLRAGVDHLTNEKAAQEKIAKQLQHQLNETQGKLEETNRTLNDFDAAKKKLSIENSDLLRQLEEAESQVSQLSKIKISLTTQLEDTKRLADEESRERATLLGKFRNLEHDLDNIREQVEEEAEGKADIQRQLSKANAEAQLWRTKYESEGVARAEELEEAKRKLQARLAEAEETIESLNQKVIALEKTKQRLATEVEDLQLEVDRATAIANAAEKKQKAFDKIIGEWKLKVDDLAAELDASQKECRNYSTELFRLKGAYEEGQEQLEAVRRENKNLADEVKDLLDQIGEGGRNIHEIEKARKRLEAEKDELQAALEEAEAALEQEENKVLRSQLELSQVRQEIDRRIQEKEEEFENTRKNHQRALDSMQASLEAEAKGKAEALRMKKKLEADINELEIALDHANKANAEAQKNIKRYQQQLKDVQTALEEEQRARDDARELLGISERRANALQNELEESRTLLEQADRGRRQAEQELGDAHEQLNELGAQNASISAAKRKLESELQTLHSDLDELLNEAKNSEEKAKKAMVDAARLADELRAEQDHAQTQEKLRKALETQIKELQVRLDEAEANALKGGKKAIQKLEQRVRELENELDGEQRRHADAQKNLRKSERRIKELSFQADEDRKNHERMQDLVDKLQQKIKTYKRQIEEAEEIAALNLAKFRKAQQELEEAEERADLAEQAIAKFRTKGRGGSAARGLSPAPHRPMQRPMFDGSAFPPRFDLQPDGEL
- the LOC107219277 gene encoding myosin heavy chain, muscle isoform X4, translating into MPKPIKQEGEDPDPTPYLFVSLEQKRIDQTKPYDAKKACWVPCEKEGYVLGEIKATKGDVVSVSLPGGETKDFKKDQLQQVNPPKYEKAEDMSNLTYLNDASVLHNLKQRYYHKLIYTYSGLFCVAINPYKRYPVYTQRCAKLYRGKRRSEVPPHIFAISDGAYVNMLTNSENQSMLITGESGAGKTENTKKVIAYFATVGASTKKEDNPNQKKGSLEDQVVQTNPVLEAFGNAKTVRNDNSSRFGKFIRIHFGPSGKLAGADIETYLLEKARVISQQSLERSYHIFYQMMSGSVNGLKQMLLLSNNVRDYHFVSQGKTSIPGLDDGEELLVTDQAFDVLGFTQEEKDNIYKITAAVMHMGGMKFKQRGREEQAEADGTEEGERVAKLLGCDCADLYKNLLKPRIKVGNEFVTQGRNKDQVAYSVGAMSKAMFDRLFKWLVKKCNETLDTKQKRQHFIGVLDIAGFEIFDFNSFEQLCINFTNEKLQQFFNHHMFVLEQEEYKREGIEWSFIDFGMDLLACIELIEKPMGILSILEEESMFPKATDKTFEEKLNNNHLGKSPNFLKPKPPKPGQQAAHFAIGHYAGNVPYNITGWLEKNKDPLNDSVVDQFKKSQNKLLVEIFADHPGQSGGGDAGGGKGGRGKKGGGFSTVSSSYKEQLNNLMTTLRATQPHFVRCIIPNELKQPGLIDSHLVMHQLTCNGVLEGIRICRKGFPNRMVYPDFKLRYKILAPAAVDKVASDPKKAAEAVLDAAALDADQFRLGHTKVFFRAGVLGQMEELRDERLSKIVSWMQAFVRGYLTRKDYKKLQEQRLALQVVQRNLRKYLQLRTWPWWKLWQKVKPLLNATRIEDELAKWEEKATRAQEAFEREEKARKELEALNSKLLSEKTDLLRQLEGEKGSLSEFQEKSIKLAAQKVDLESQLQDIADRLQSEEEARNQLFQNKKKLEQEVSGLKKDIEDLELTVQKSEQDKATKDHQIRNLNDEIAHQDELINKLNKEKKNQGEVNQKTAEELQAAEDKVNHLNKVKAKLEQTLDELEDSLEREKKLRGDVEKTKRKVEGDLKLTQEAVADLERNKKELEQTIQRKDKELSSLTAKLEDEQSLVGKLQKQIKELQARIEELEEEVEAERQARAKAEKQRSDLARELEELGERLEEAGGATSAQIELNKKREAELSKLRRDLEEANIQHEGSLANLRKKHNDAVAEMGEQIDTLNKLKARAEKEKVQYFSELNDLRAGVDHLTNEKAAQEKIAKQLQHQLNETQGKLEETNRTLNDFDAAKKKLSIENSDLLRQLEEAESQVSQLSKIKISLTTQLEDTKRLADEESRERATLLGKFRNLEHDLDNIREQVEEEAEGKADIQRQLSKANAEAQLWRTKYESEGVARAEELEEAKRKLQARLAEAEETIESLNQKVIALEKTKQRLATEVEDLQLEVDRATAIANAAEKKQKAFDKIIGEWKLKVDDLAAELDASQKECRNYSTELFRLKGAYEEGQEQLEAVRRENKNLADEVKDLLDQIGEGGRNIHEIEKARKRLEAEKDELQAALEEAEAALEQEENKVLRSQLELSQVRQEIDRRIQEKEEEFENTRKNHQRALDSMQASLEAEAKGKAEALRMKKKLEADINELEIALDHANKANAEAQKNIKRYQQQLKDVQTALEEEQRARDDARELLGISERRANALQNELEESRTLLEQADRGRRQAEQELGDAHEQLNELGAQNASISAAKRKLESELQTLHSDLDELLNEAKNSEEKAKKAMVDAARLADELRAEQDHAQTQEKLRKALETQIKELQVRLDEAEANALKGGKKAIQKLEQRVRELENELDGEQRRHADAQKNLRKSERRIKELSFQADEDRKNHERMQDLVDKLQQKIKTYKRQIEEAEEIAALNLAKFRKAQQELEEAEERADLAEQAIAKFRTKGRGGSAARGLSPAPHRPMQRPMFDGSAFPPRFDLQPDGEL
- the LOC107219277 gene encoding myosin heavy chain, muscle isoform X15; this translates as MPKPIKQEGEDPDPTPYLFVSLEQKRIDQTKPYDAKKACWVPCEKEGYVLGEIKATKGDVVSVSLPGGETKDFKKDQLQQVNPPKYEKAEDMSNLTYLNDASVLHNLKQRYYHKLIYTYSGLFCVAINPYKRYPVYTQRCAKLYRGKRRSEVPPHIFAISDGAYVNMLTNSENQSMLITGESGAGKTENTKKVIAYFATVGASTKKEDNPNQKKGSLEDQVVQTNPVLEAFGNAKTVRNDNSSRFGKFIRIHFGPSGKLAGADIETYLLEKARVISQQSLERSYHIFYQMMSGSVNGLKPMCFLSDNIYDYYNVSQGKVSIPGMDDGEECQLTDQAFDVLGFTQEEKDNIYKITAAVMHMGGMKFKQRGREEQAEADGTEEGERVAKLLGCDCADLYKNLLKPRIKVGNEFVTQGRNKDQVAYSVGAMSKAMFDRLFKWLVKKCNETLDTKQKRQHFIGVLDIAGFEIFDFNGFEQLCINFTNEKLQQFFNHHMFVLEQEEYKKEGIDWAFIDFGMDLLACIELIEKPMGILSILEEESMFPKATDKTFEEKLNNNHLGKSPNFLKPKPPKPGQQAAHFAIGHYAGNVPYNITGWLEKNKDPLNDSVVDQFKKSQNKLLVEIFADHPGQSGGGDAGGGKGGRGKKGGGFSTVSSSYKEQLNNLMTTLRATQPHFVRCIIPNELKQPGLIDSHLVMHQLTCNGVLEGIRICRKGFPNRMVYPDFKLRYKILCAHLIKDPCEPKKAAQIILENINLEPDQYRLGLTKVFFRAGVLGQMEELRDERLSKIVSWMQAFVRGYLTRKDYKKLQEQRLALQVVQRNLRKYLQLRTWPWWKLWQKVKPLLNATRIEDELAKWEEKATRAQEAFEREEKARKELEALNSKLLSEKTDLLRQLEGEKGSLSEFQEKSIKLAAQKVDLESQLQDIADRLQSEEEARNQLFQNKKKLEQEVSGLKKDIEDLELTVQKSEQDKATKDHQIRNLNDEIAHQDELINKLNKEKKNQGEVNQKTAEELQAAEDKVNHLNKVKAKLEQTLDELEDSLEREKKLRGDVEKTKRKVEGDLKLTQEAVADLERNKKELEQTIQRKDKELSSLTAKLEDEQSLVGKLQKQIKELQARIEELEEEVEAERQARAKAEKQRSDLARELEELGERLEEAGGATSAQIELNKKREAELSKLRRDLEEANIQHEGSLANLRKKHNDAVAEMGEQIDTLNKLKARAEKEKVQYFSELNDLRAGVDHLTNEKAAQEKIAKQLQHQLNETQGKLEETNRTLNDFDAAKKKLSIENSDLLRQLEEAESQVSQLSKIKISLTTQLEDTKRLADEESRERATLLGKFRNLEHDLDNIREQVEEEAEGKADIQRQLSKANAEAQLWRTKYESEGVARAEELEEAKRKLQARLAEAEETIESLNQKVIALEKTKQRLATEVEDLQLEVDRATAIANAAEKKQKAFDKIIGEWKLKVDDLAAELDASQKECRNYSTELFRLKGAYEEGQEQLEAVRRENKNLADEVKDLLDQIGEGGRNIHEIEKARKRLEAEKDELQAALEEAEAALEQEENKVLRSQLELSQVRQEIDRRIQEKEEEFENTRKNHQRALDSMQASLEAEAKGKAEALRMKKKLEADINELEIALDHANKANAEAQKNIKRYQQQLKDVQTALEEEQRARDDARELLGISERRANALQNELEESRTLLEQADRGRRQAEQELGDAHEQLNELGAQNASISAAKRKLESELQTLHSDLDELLNEAKNSEEKAKKAMVDAARLADELRAEQDHAQTQEKLRKALETQIKELQVRLDEAEANALKGGKKAIQKLEQRVRELENELDGEQRRHADAQKNLRKSERRIKELSFQADEDRKNHERMQDLVDKLQQKIKTYKRQIEEAEEIAALNLAKFRKAQQELEEAEERADLAEQAIAKFRTKGRGGSAARGLSPAPHRPMQRPMFDGSAFPPRFDLQPDGEL